CCTATCTCCATTTCCTGGACACATCACTATTTTTCCGCCAGGTTTTGTTACCCTTTTAAACTCTTGATAATGTTCCTCTAACTTATCGCCAAAAACATGTGCATTTATAGTGGCATCGGCAAAGTTATCGGGAAAGGGTATCTCTTCTGCCAGTCCATCGACTACATAAATATTGTCATAACCCTTTTCTTTGATTTTTTCTTTTAGATATTTTCGCAGGCGCCAAACCGGTTCTACGGCATATACTGTTTTAGCTTTTTGTGCAGCGACAAAGGTTAAACGCCCTGTACCCGCTCCTACATCTATTACTCTTTTATCGGTAAAATCCACAACCGATGTCAGTTCTTGAGAATCCCAATTTAGAAAAGGCTGCAGGTCATAAACAGCTGGGTTGACAACATAAACAATCCAGTCGTTTAACGATTCTAGAATTGATATTTCAGCTTGTCTTACTCTTTGAGGATTGTTTATATGGTCTTTTTTTACTTTTTTCATTATTGCATCAACCCAAGGATTTATTTCTAAGCATTTGTTGCGAAGATACCACTCAACATGCGGATTAGCATTGAGAGCCAGCGCCAGCTTTTCGTGGTCAACATTAGACTCTTTAAGCCAACTTATCTGCACCTCTTCTAGTAACATTAAAGAGTTAAAAGAAACATTAGTAACGTCCATCCAATTTAACATACTGCACCTCCAAAAATCTATAATATATTTGGTTTAATAAATTCCAAAAAAACTATTTCTTTTGCATAGCAAGCAAGTCATAAACTCTATCTGACATTAACTGATATGAGTCGTATACGCCTTGGTTATACATTTCTGGTCCTATTTTTTCAACGAAAAAGTCTAATATCAGTCCTGCTGCTAGATCCCCTAACTCTTCATCCCTCTCATTTTTAAAATAATGCTTAATATCTTCTAACATATTTTTTCTTGCTTCTTGCGTTAACTTAATCTTATTATCCATTGTTTTGCCTCCTTTTTCAAAAGTAAATCTTTAAGCTGGAGTATGTTTGATTTATTTTGCTTAAAATTACATTGATGTCAATTTTCCCCTGTTAATCCCATATATAAAACTTCAAGGTTTTATAGCAAATCCCCTCTTTTCTATAAACAAAAGAAGGTTATATTTTTAGTTTTCTACTAAAAATATAACCTTCTTTATTTAACGTCGCTAAATATAACGGCGGAGCACTCACAAGGAGGACTGCCACAATATTGACAGTCAAACTCTGTTTCTAAACTTTCTTTTTTCCAATACTCTGGTATAAGCAGAACTGGCTTTAAGTGATTTTTTAGCAGGTTTTTTTCGATATTTATTCCATCGGGAGTCTTCCAAGCAACGAACATATAACCTCAGCCTTTTCTCTTTTCATTTTCTCGATAAGGTCAGTGGTTAATCTAGCTCCGATTCCCATCTTTGTAGCATTTTTTTTAACCGCTACAGTTTTAAAAACCCCTATTTTTTTGGCATCTTTACAAACAACATGTAATTTTTCCGCAGGTATACCCATTTCTCCCGTTAAAAATGATTGGGTTACTATACTTCCAAAAGAAAAACCTAAGACTTCTTCTTTTTCATTTACTGCAACGTTCAAAAATCTTTCAGAGAAGCTTGATACATCTTCTAAAGTTGAAAGTTGCAAATATCCTTCACCAAGCTGTTCATCAGCTATTGAGATAATATGGGGTGCATATACTTTTTTATAATTAGTTATCTTTATTTCTTTCACTTTTATCAATTCCCCATCCTATATCTCGTCTAAACATTATTCCCTCAAAGTCTATGTTTTTAACATCTTTATATACCATATCCCGTGCAATGCTCAATTCATTAGCAATACCCACAATATTTAGCACCCTGCCACCATTTGTAAGTAACTTACCTTGTTGATAGGTTGTACCGCTATGATACAAACGGCAATCTTTTATTTTGCACTTTGTTATCTCTATTCCTTTAGGATATTTGCCGGGATAGCCATCCATTGCTAATACTAGGGTAATAGCTTTTTTCTGCGATATTTTTGGCTGCACAATTTCTCCGTTGATACAACTTTTTATTAGTAGAGCTAAATCTTCATCAATTAGATGCAGTATAGCTTGTGTTTCAGGATCTCCAAATCTTGTGTTGTACTCTAGTACTTTTGGACCTTTATTAGTTACCATCAAGCCTGCATATAAAACACCGGTAAATTCAATATTACGTTTTTGCAACCCTTGTAATGTGGGGTTGATAATTGTATCCATTATTTCTTTT
This genomic interval from Proteinivorax tanatarense contains the following:
- a CDS encoding class I SAM-dependent methyltransferase, with amino-acid sequence MLNWMDVTNVSFNSLMLLEEVQISWLKESNVDHEKLALALNANPHVEWYLRNKCLEINPWVDAIMKKVKKDHINNPQRVRQAEISILESLNDWIVYVVNPAVYDLQPFLNWDSQELTSVVDFTDKRVIDVGAGTGRLTFVAAQKAKTVYAVEPVWRLRKYLKEKIKEKGYDNIYVVDGLAEEIPFPDNFADATINAHVFGDKLEEHYQEFKRVTKPGGKIVMCPGNGDRDNKVHQFLIDKGFEWGRFEQPRDGMMRKYWLGC
- a CDS encoding DUF2164 domain-containing protein; amino-acid sequence: MDNKIKLTQEARKNMLEDIKHYFKNERDEELGDLAAGLILDFFVEKIGPEMYNQGVYDSYQLMSDRVYDLLAMQKK